One Setaria viridis chromosome 3, Setaria_viridis_v4.0, whole genome shotgun sequence DNA window includes the following coding sequences:
- the LOC140222156 gene encoding uncharacterized protein — MTWLVLFDRLAFVLMSTSSATSECEGNSDSFHTMDVDESDDTDDDYIVAMLGLDYMASSGMNKKKITTTIARMTGIQWVELQLQDPVECFNMFRMRRSVFLSLHDTLVQDYGLRSSIQFCSKEALGMFLCACGAPQSFRQCKNNFHRSLETVSRKFEEVLESIMRLAVDIVRPKDPQFSTIHPKLQEARFWPHFKDCIGAIDGTHIPVTVPLADQPKYIGRHGYPSQNVMAVCDFDMRFTFAVTGWPGSVHDTRVLLDTLLTYRDQFPHPPDGKYYLVDSGYPNRKGFLAPYKGQRYHVSEWQHGQHPVGLKEVFNHAHSSLRNVIERSFGVLKMKWRILLNLLSYPVNKQSKIIVACMALHNFIRDSTVHDVHFEEDFQEDDGIRIIVFSSDSQ; from the exons ATGACTTGGTTAGTGCTTTTTGACAGGcttgcatttgttttgatgagtaCCTCTAGTGCAACTAGTGAATGTGAAGGCAACAGTGATTCTTTTCATACCATGGATGTTGATGAATCTGATGACactgatgatgattacatagTGGCAATGCTTGGTCTGGACTACATGGCATCATCTGgtatgaacaagaagaagattactactacgatagcaaggatGACTGGAATACAGTGGGTTGAGTTACAACTACAAGATCCAGTGGAGTGCTTTAACATGTTCAGAATGAGGAGGTCAGTTTTCTTAAGCCTTCATGACACTTTGGTGCAAGATTATGGATTGAGATCAAGTATACAATTTTGTAGCAAGGAAGCACTAGGAATGTTTCTATGCGCTTGTGGTGCACCTCAATCTTTTAGGCAATGCAAGAATAATTTCCATCGCTCATTAGAAACTGTGAGTAGAAAATTTGAAGAGGTTCTTGAATCTATCATGAGATTAGCTGTTGACATTGTGAGGCCTAAGGATCCACAATTTTCTACTATTCATCCTAAACTACAAGAAGCAAGGTTTTGGcctcatttcaaagattgcataggagcaattgatGGTACCCATATACCCGTAACTGTGCCATTAGCTGATCAACCGAAATACATTGGTCGGCATGGGTATCCTTCACAAAATGTCATGGCGgtatgtgactttgatatgcggTTCACATTTGCTGTCACTGGTTGGCCTGGTTCTGTCCATGATACTCGTGTATTATTGGACACGCTTCTCACATACAGGGATCAATTTCCACATCCTCCCGATG gtaagtactatcttgttgactctggatatcctaatagaaaaggatttcttgcaccctacaagggacagaggtatcatgtttctgaatggcagcatggtcagcatccggtaggattgaaagaagtgtttaatcatgcacattcatcccttagaaatgtgattgagcgatcatttggagttctaaagatgaagtggcgcATTCTCTTGAATTTGCTCAGTTATCCGGTTAACAAGCAGTCGAAAATTATAGTTGCTTGTATggcccttcacaatttcatcagaGATAGTACCGTACATGACGTGCATTTTGAAGAGGATTTTCAGGAAGATGATG GCATTAGAATTATTGtcttctcctcagattcacaataa
- the LOC117849060 gene encoding uncharacterized protein, translating to MYTQWKTLNLRSTRLGRDPVTGCIVADDEWWEEQNKAMPGCIRFRTAPLEYEDEMRIMFESVIVTNETSYVPSGDGNVDVDEHDVVDVEGTNDREAHKVPSSSERRASKRPAPSSPKGKKKKTFRDQCMKRLVDAYELKAQSSKHSATSQVVDHVRDEIGNMLEQVIKDGAEEGSDEHFYATQLLQKKENRDVFITLKTPNGRLNWLRRAWEIRKKH from the exons atgtatacccaATGGAAGACTTTGAACTTGAGATCAACCAGATTGGGAAGAGATCCTGTTACTGGTTGTATTGTGGCTGACGATGAATGGTGGGAAGAACAAAATAAG gctatgcCAGGTTGTATCCGGTTCAGAACAGCTCCACTTGAATATGAGGATGAGATGCGAATCATGTTTGAATCGGTCATTGTTACAAATGAAACTTCATATGTTCCAAGTGGTGATGGAAACGTTGatgttgatgaacatgatgttgttgatgttgagggCACCAATGATAGGGAGGCACATAAGGTCCCATCCAGTTCTGAGCGGAGGGCTTCAAAAAGGCCAGCTCCTAGTTCccctaaaggaaagaagaagaagacttttAGAGACCAGTGCATGAAGCGGTTGGTCGATGCATATGAGTTGAAAGCTCAAAGTAGTAAACATTCAGCTACTTCACAGGTTGTTGATCACGTTAGAGATGAGATTGGAAATATGTTGGAGCAAGTCATTAAGGATGGGGCTGAGGAGGGGAGTGATGAACACTTCTATGCCACACAACTtcttcaaaaaaaggaaaaccgtGATGTGTTCATTACATTGAAGACACCAAATGGAAGGTTGAATTGGCTGAGGAGGGCTTGGGAGATAAGGAAGAAGCACTAG
- the LOC140222157 gene encoding tyrosine decarboxylase-like, giving the protein MEASMAEGTCGKTSRRFRALKLWLVLWCHGIEGLRGTVRAHVRMAAVFEAMVRADARFEVPMPRQLSLVCRPAGMYVLRCAIGNSLTEEQHVRAAWSIVQKEATAILAAAGDMHG; this is encoded by the exons ATGGAGGCGTCGATGGCTGAGGGTACCTGCGGAAAAACG AGCCGCCGGTTCCGCGCGCTGAAGCTGTGGCTCGTGCTCTGGTGCCACGGCATCGAGGGCCTGCGCGGCACCGTGCGCGCCCACGTGCGCATGGCCGCCGTGTTCGAGGCCATGGTGCGCGCCGACGCGCGGTTCGAGGTGCCCATGCCGAGGCAGCTCTCGCTGGTGTGCCGTCCCGCCGGCATGTACGTGCTGCGCTGCGCCATCGGCAACTCACTCACCGAGGAGCAGCATGTCCGGGCGGCGTGGAGCATCGTGCAGAAGGAAGCCACCGCTATCTTGGCTGCTGCGGGCGACATGCATGGATGA
- the LOC117849951 gene encoding F-box protein At5g46170, whose translation MSEDLAGSRRWRCDLGGDDRWLSGAAGDDHFDRLPDALLLVIFNRIGDVKALGRCSIVSRRFHELIPLVDSVLVRVDCVIPDEPPSSSSPSAPSSPTASVRARGVFSQIARIVLGGIVKPIQALGQILSPANSASGFSASSASSSSSFSPSSTSYSPLPPGDVSHHSPSEVLRSFKELRHLRIELPSGELGTDDGVMLKWKADFGSTLGSCVILGASSASPSSAGSDGTSTAPSVDSGRSEPDECDDSGSIPESFYTNGGLRLRVVWTISSLIAAAGRHYLLQPIVADHTTLESLDLTDADGQGVLTMDKCQLQELRVRPVSASAASHRTLMPELSMWLWYAPCIELPGGLVLNGATLVAIKPSDEATKDMVGNGASVATWVLDAFEEPYRTAARMLLKRRTYTLEMNSF comes from the coding sequence atgtCCGAAGATCTAGCGGGATCCCGCCGGTGGCGGTgcgacctcggcggcgacgaccgcTGGCTCTCGggggccgccggcgacgaccacTTCGACCGCCTCCCCGACGCGCTCCTCCTCGTAATCTTCAACCGCATCGGCGACGTCAAGGCGCTCGGCCGCTGCTCCATCGTCTCCCGCCGCTTCCACGAGCTCATCCCCCTCGTCGACTCCGTCCTCGTCCGCGTCGACTGCGTCATCCCCGACGAGCccccctcatcctcctcgccgtcggcgccgtCCTCTCCCACGGCCTCCGTGCGCGCCCGCGGGGTCTTCTCACAGATCGCGCGCATCGTGCTCGGCGGCATCGTGAAGCCCATCCAGGCGCTCGGTCAGATCCTCTCACCGGCCAACTCTGCCTCCGGCTTTTCGGCATCCTCCGCTTCCTCGTCTTCATCCTTCTCCCCATCTTCGACGTCGTACTCGCCGCTGCCTCCTGGGGATGTGTCGCACCACTCGCCCTCGGAGGTGCTCCGCTCCTTCAAGGAGCTCCGCCACCTTCGCATTGAGCTTCCGTCGGGCGAGCTTGGCACAGACGACGGCGTGATGCTCAAGTGGAAGGCTGACTTCGGGTCCACTCTCGGCAGCTGCGTCATCCTCGGCGCatcctcggcctcgccgtccTCCGCTGGCTCAGATGGCACGAGCACAGCTCCCTCTGTTGATAGTGGCCGCAGCGAGCCTGACGAATGTGATGATTCAGGAAGCATCCCGGAATCGTTCTATACAAATGGGGGCCTGAGGCTGCGGGTGGTGTGGACCATCAGCTCGCTGATTGCAGCAGCAGGGAGGCATTACTTGCTGCAGCCAATCGTTGCTGACCACACAACGCTGGAAAGCTTGGACCTGACGGACGCAGATGGGCAAGGAGTGCTCACCATGGACAAGTGCCAACTGCAGGAGCTGCGCGTGAGACCGGTATCAGCATCTGCGGCCTCGCACCGGACACTCATGCCGGAGCTTAGCATGTGGCTGTGGTATGCGCCATGCATTGAGCTGCCTGGGGGTTTGGTGCTGAATGGTGCGACTTTGGTGGCCATCAAGCCGAGCGACGAGGCAACAAAGGACATGGTTGGGAATGGGGCTTCTGTGGCAACCTGGGTCTTAGATGCATTCGAGGAGCCATACCGGACAGCAGCAAGGATGCTTCTCAAGCGGAGGACTTACACCCTTGAGATGAATTCATTCTAA
- the LOC117848973 gene encoding ubiquitin carboxyl-terminal hydrolase 25 isoform X1, with amino-acid sequence MAPTAEPSSPPPPRRPRTGPPPGLKNLGNTCYLNSVLQCLASTPPLATFCLASRHSNLCKKVFPNRDKECVFCVLERQIARLLRADAGALDSPAKIIRCIPLFAEHFRWGRQEDAHEFLRYVVDACHTAGLRMRKRLPAAVANGNCGEEEGRGQGACMVMRETFGGALLSQVKCLVCKGESNKTDEIMDISLDLPGSSSVADALARFFQPEILEGANKYSCERCKKLTSARKQMFILRSPKVLVIQLKRFEGINGGKINRNIEFKEALVLSDFMYNKNQDSQPAYNLFGCIVHSGLSPESGHYYAYVKDAIGRWFCCNDSHVSLSSSQNVLSEKVYILFYILNSKNQKPSTNGYSSTAAKSFSTNGIGISSTSSSETLKIPLVKQNGSCSTKGNALLPLKNGKIASGPLIKPIHFKNSVTEKVKSNGKENLPSKMNPEVNESATLSVSNGRMTGKFVEPSKKSADGTISCGKIDDHSERKLQDANGNGHPIHSQYLGEASNGNTTCAQQYSEKSSGALASKSPVLHHEIEESANSVKDVVISGKDRAHSKRQLEEDKFKEELAESASSELRLSVWVDDVCDFMRSQKRRRIQSSGIPQDVDSMRKHLKSDSERIFRSKVPESLVENLIKRLRPYFEGIYPPNA; translated from the exons ATGGCCCCGACCGCGGAGccgtcttcgccgccgccgccgcggcgcccccgcACGGGCCCACCCCCGGGGCTGAAGAACCTCGGCAACACCTGCTACCTCAACAGCGTCCTCCAGTGCCTCGCGTCCACACCGCCCCTCGCCACGttctgcctcgcctcgcgcCATTCCAACCTGT GCAAGAAAGTGTTCCCGAACAGGGACAAGGAGTGCGTGTTCTGCGTGCTCGAGCGCCAGATCGCCCGGCTCCTTCGGGCAGATGCAGGGGCGCTCGACTCGCCAGCAAAGATCATCCGCTGCATTCCCCTATTCGCTGAGCACTTCCGATGGGGGCGCCAGGAAGATGCGCACGAGTTCCTTCGCTACGTCGTAGACGCCTGTCACACTGCTGGTCTCCGCATGCGCAAGCGGTTACCCGCGGCAGTTGCCAATGGAAACTGTGGTGAGGAGGAGGGCCGGGGGCAGGGTGCGTGCATGGTTATGAGGGAGACATTTGGTGGGGCGCTGCTTAGTCAGGTGAAGTGCCTTGTGTGCAAGGGAGAGTCAAACAAGACAGACGAGATAATGGATATCAGTCTTGATCTACCTGGGAGCAGTTCTGTTGCTGATGCCCTTGCTCGCTTCTTTCAGCCGGAGATCTTGGAGGGTGCGAACAAATATAGTTGCGAAAG ATGCAAAAAGCTCACCTCAGCACGTAAGCAAATGTTTATACTCAGGTCACCTAAGGTGCTTGTCATACAACTCAAG AGGTTTGAGGGGATAAATGGTGGAAAGATAAACAGGAATATAGAATTCAAGGAGGCTCTTGTTCTTTCTGACTTCATGTATAATAAAAACCAG GATTCACAACCAGCATATAATCTTTTTGGCTGTATCGTCCACTCAGGGCTCTCTCCCGAGTCTGGTCACTACTATGCATATGTTAAG GATGCTATTGGTCGATGGTTTTGTTGTAACGATTCTCATGTCTCCCTATCAAGCTCTCAGAATGTTTTGTCTGAGAAGGTCTATATCCTATTTTATATACTGAATTCGAAAAATCAAAAGCCTAGTACAAATGGTTACTCTTCTACTGCAGCTAAGTCTTTCAGCACCAATGGAATTGGCATATCAAGCACCTCATCTAGTGAGACCTTGAAGATACCTTTGGTAAAACAGAATGGTTCATGTTCTACCAAAGGTAATGCATTGCTGCCCCTGAAGAATGGCAAGATTGCATCAGGTCCACTTATCAAGCCGATTCACTTTAAGAATAGTGTGACAGAAAAGGTTAAGTCAAATGGCAAAGAAAACCTCCCTTCAAAAATGAACCCAGAAGTTAATGAGAGTGCTACACTGTCAGTATCAAATGGGCGCATGACTGGAAAATTTGTGGAACCCAGTAAAAAGAGTGCCGATGGTACTATTTCTTGTGGAAAGATTGATGATCATTCAGAAAGAAAATTGCAGGATGCAAATGGAAATGGCCATCCAATTCATTCCCAGTATCTTGGTGAGGCAAGTAATGGTAATACCACATGTGCTCAACAGTATTCTGAGAAATCATCTGGTGCCCTTGCCTCTAAAAGTCCAGTTTTACATCATGAAATCGAAGAGTCTGCAAACTCAGTAAAGGATGTGGTGATTTCAGGCAAGGATAGAGCGCACTCGAAACGCCAACTTGAAGAAGACAAGTTTAAGGAAGA GCTTGCTGAGTCAGCTTCTTCTGAGCTTCGGCTGTCTGTTTGGGTGGATGATGTCTGTGATTTTATGCGCTCACAAAAGAGACGGCGAATTCAAAGCTCAGGCATTCCTCAAGATGTTGATTCAATGAG AAAACACCTAAAATCAGATTCTGAAAGAATATTTAGATCAAAAGTTCCGGAGTCACTGGTGGAAAATCTCATTAAACGCCTGAGGCCATACTTTGAGGGCATATATCCACCAAATGCTTAG
- the LOC117848973 gene encoding ubiquitin carboxyl-terminal hydrolase 25 isoform X2, translating into MAPTAEPSSPPPPRRPRTGPPPGLKNLGNTCYLNSVLQCLASTPPLATFCLASRHSNLCKKVFPNRDKECVFCVLERQIARLLRADAGALDSPAKIIRCIPLFAEHFRWGRQEDAHEFLRYVVDACHTAGLRMRKRLPAAVANGNCGEEEGRGQGACMVMRETFGGALLSQVKCLVCKGESNKTDEIMDISLDLPGSSSVADALARFFQPEILEGANKYSCERCKKLTSARKQMFILRSPKVLVIQLKRFEGINGGKINRNIEFKEALVLSDFMYNKNQDSQPAYNLFGCIVHSGLSPESGHYYAYVKDAIGRWFCCNDSHVSLSSSQNVLSEKVYILFYILNSKNQKPSTNGYSSTAAKSFSTNGIGISSTSSSETLKIPLVKQNGSCSTKGNALLPLKNGKIASGPLIKPIHFKNSVTEKVKSNGKENLPSKMNPEVNESATLSVSNGRMTGKFVEPSKKSADGTISCGKIDDHSERKLQDANGNGHPIHSQYLGEASNGKDRAHSKRQLEEDKFKEELAESASSELRLSVWVDDVCDFMRSQKRRRIQSSGIPQDVDSMRKHLKSDSERIFRSKVPESLVENLIKRLRPYFEGIYPPNA; encoded by the exons ATGGCCCCGACCGCGGAGccgtcttcgccgccgccgccgcggcgcccccgcACGGGCCCACCCCCGGGGCTGAAGAACCTCGGCAACACCTGCTACCTCAACAGCGTCCTCCAGTGCCTCGCGTCCACACCGCCCCTCGCCACGttctgcctcgcctcgcgcCATTCCAACCTGT GCAAGAAAGTGTTCCCGAACAGGGACAAGGAGTGCGTGTTCTGCGTGCTCGAGCGCCAGATCGCCCGGCTCCTTCGGGCAGATGCAGGGGCGCTCGACTCGCCAGCAAAGATCATCCGCTGCATTCCCCTATTCGCTGAGCACTTCCGATGGGGGCGCCAGGAAGATGCGCACGAGTTCCTTCGCTACGTCGTAGACGCCTGTCACACTGCTGGTCTCCGCATGCGCAAGCGGTTACCCGCGGCAGTTGCCAATGGAAACTGTGGTGAGGAGGAGGGCCGGGGGCAGGGTGCGTGCATGGTTATGAGGGAGACATTTGGTGGGGCGCTGCTTAGTCAGGTGAAGTGCCTTGTGTGCAAGGGAGAGTCAAACAAGACAGACGAGATAATGGATATCAGTCTTGATCTACCTGGGAGCAGTTCTGTTGCTGATGCCCTTGCTCGCTTCTTTCAGCCGGAGATCTTGGAGGGTGCGAACAAATATAGTTGCGAAAG ATGCAAAAAGCTCACCTCAGCACGTAAGCAAATGTTTATACTCAGGTCACCTAAGGTGCTTGTCATACAACTCAAG AGGTTTGAGGGGATAAATGGTGGAAAGATAAACAGGAATATAGAATTCAAGGAGGCTCTTGTTCTTTCTGACTTCATGTATAATAAAAACCAG GATTCACAACCAGCATATAATCTTTTTGGCTGTATCGTCCACTCAGGGCTCTCTCCCGAGTCTGGTCACTACTATGCATATGTTAAG GATGCTATTGGTCGATGGTTTTGTTGTAACGATTCTCATGTCTCCCTATCAAGCTCTCAGAATGTTTTGTCTGAGAAGGTCTATATCCTATTTTATATACTGAATTCGAAAAATCAAAAGCCTAGTACAAATGGTTACTCTTCTACTGCAGCTAAGTCTTTCAGCACCAATGGAATTGGCATATCAAGCACCTCATCTAGTGAGACCTTGAAGATACCTTTGGTAAAACAGAATGGTTCATGTTCTACCAAAGGTAATGCATTGCTGCCCCTGAAGAATGGCAAGATTGCATCAGGTCCACTTATCAAGCCGATTCACTTTAAGAATAGTGTGACAGAAAAGGTTAAGTCAAATGGCAAAGAAAACCTCCCTTCAAAAATGAACCCAGAAGTTAATGAGAGTGCTACACTGTCAGTATCAAATGGGCGCATGACTGGAAAATTTGTGGAACCCAGTAAAAAGAGTGCCGATGGTACTATTTCTTGTGGAAAGATTGATGATCATTCAGAAAGAAAATTGCAGGATGCAAATGGAAATGGCCATCCAATTCATTCCCAGTATCTTGGTGAGGCAAGTAATG GCAAGGATAGAGCGCACTCGAAACGCCAACTTGAAGAAGACAAGTTTAAGGAAGA GCTTGCTGAGTCAGCTTCTTCTGAGCTTCGGCTGTCTGTTTGGGTGGATGATGTCTGTGATTTTATGCGCTCACAAAAGAGACGGCGAATTCAAAGCTCAGGCATTCCTCAAGATGTTGATTCAATGAG AAAACACCTAAAATCAGATTCTGAAAGAATATTTAGATCAAAAGTTCCGGAGTCACTGGTGGAAAATCTCATTAAACGCCTGAGGCCATACTTTGAGGGCATATATCCACCAAATGCTTAG
- the LOC117850765 gene encoding outer envelope protein 39, chloroplastic isoform X1, whose protein sequence is MGAQQSVNAGKAKVDMQIDLTHMLCEALLLPPLRSSGVALSQVVGRISLKHPSLFGRSEKLDVILDKGINDSNFVVAFRRPRPEWLSQQSFVIQHSMTPEVAVHGFPADNFTRSGSRGINLSRLSFGLELNEPATSNWTSGTSFKFEHIRPVNNQGRSIARDHDGFPLTCSGNLHDNMIILKQESGYADVNDNSFFKVNFQMEQGLPLVPKSLTFNRVKCAVSKGIKLGPTFLVTSLTGGSIVGDMAPYQAFAIGGLGSVRGYGEGAVGSGRLCLVANCEYTIPLAKHLEGSIFMDCGSDLGSARHVPGNPALRQGKPGFGAGFGYGLHFNTDLGQIRVDYAMNAFNRKTIYFGINTSGGS, encoded by the exons ATGGGAGCTCAGCAGAGCGTCAACGCAGGGAAAG CCAAGGTGGATATGCAAATCGACCTTACCCACATGTTGTGcgaggcgctgctgctgccgcccctCAG GAGCTCCGGCGTCGCATTATCACAAGTGGTTGGGAG GATCTCTCTCAAACACCCAAGCCTCTTTGGGAGAAGCGAGAAGTTGGATGTTATATTGGATAAGGGAATCAATGATTCCAACTTTGTTGTTGCCTTTAGGCGCCCAAGGCCTGAGTGGTTATCACAGCAATCATTTGTTATTCAG CACTCAATGACACCAGAAGTTGCTGTCCATGGATTCCCGGCTGATAACTTCACACGATCAGGAAGCAGAGGGATAAACCTTAGCCGGCTGTCGTTTGGTTTGGAGCTTAATGAACCAGCAACATCAAACTGGACTTCTGGAACTAGTTTTAAGTTTGAG CATATCCGGCCTGTTAATAATCAGGGCCGCTCCATTGCCAGAGACCACGATGGCTTTCCTCTGACCTGCAG TGGTAACCTCCATGACAACATGATCATCTTGAAGCAAGAATCTGGTTATGCAGATGTTAATGATAATAGCTTCTTCAAA GTTAATTTCCAAATGGAACAAGGGTTGCCACTTGTACCAAAATCACTGACCTTCAATAGAGTTAAATGTGCAGTTTCAAAAGGCATCAAGTTGGGCCCGACATTTTTGGTTACTAG TCTGACAGGTGGGTCCATTGTGGGGGACATGGCACCATATCAAGCTTTTGCCATAGGTGGACTTGGTAGTGTCAGGGGCTATGGTGAGGGCGCGGTTGGTTCCGGAAGACTATGTCTAGTTGCTAACTGTGAATATACGATTCCCTTG GCGAAGCATCTTGAGGGCTCTATTTTTATGGACTGTGGCAGTGACTTGGGATCTGCTCGTCATGTTCCTG GCAATCCAGCTCTACGGCAGGGGAAACCAGGATTTGGTGCTGGATTTGGATATGGACTTCACTTCAACACGGACCTAGGTCAGATCCGCGTCGACTATGCTATGAATGCATTC
- the LOC117850765 gene encoding outer envelope protein 39, chloroplastic isoform X2 yields MGAQQSVNAGKAKVDMQIDLTHMLCEALLLPPLRSSGVALSQVVGRISLKHPSLFGRSEKLDVILDKGINDSNFVVAFRRPRPEWLSQQSFVIQHSMTPEVAVHGFPADNFTRSGSRGINLSRLSFGLELNEPATSNWTSGTSFKFEHIRPVNNQGRSIARDHDGFPLTCSGNLHDNMIILKQESGYADVNDNSFFKVNFQMEQGLPLVPKSLTFNRVKCAVSKGIKLGPTFLVTSLTGGSIVGDMAPYQAFAIGGLGSVRGYGEGAVGSGRLCLVANCEYTIPLAKHLEGSIFMDCGSDLGSARHVPGNPALRQGKPGFGAGFGYGLHFNTDLDSDGSFIIIIIII; encoded by the exons ATGGGAGCTCAGCAGAGCGTCAACGCAGGGAAAG CCAAGGTGGATATGCAAATCGACCTTACCCACATGTTGTGcgaggcgctgctgctgccgcccctCAG GAGCTCCGGCGTCGCATTATCACAAGTGGTTGGGAG GATCTCTCTCAAACACCCAAGCCTCTTTGGGAGAAGCGAGAAGTTGGATGTTATATTGGATAAGGGAATCAATGATTCCAACTTTGTTGTTGCCTTTAGGCGCCCAAGGCCTGAGTGGTTATCACAGCAATCATTTGTTATTCAG CACTCAATGACACCAGAAGTTGCTGTCCATGGATTCCCGGCTGATAACTTCACACGATCAGGAAGCAGAGGGATAAACCTTAGCCGGCTGTCGTTTGGTTTGGAGCTTAATGAACCAGCAACATCAAACTGGACTTCTGGAACTAGTTTTAAGTTTGAG CATATCCGGCCTGTTAATAATCAGGGCCGCTCCATTGCCAGAGACCACGATGGCTTTCCTCTGACCTGCAG TGGTAACCTCCATGACAACATGATCATCTTGAAGCAAGAATCTGGTTATGCAGATGTTAATGATAATAGCTTCTTCAAA GTTAATTTCCAAATGGAACAAGGGTTGCCACTTGTACCAAAATCACTGACCTTCAATAGAGTTAAATGTGCAGTTTCAAAAGGCATCAAGTTGGGCCCGACATTTTTGGTTACTAG TCTGACAGGTGGGTCCATTGTGGGGGACATGGCACCATATCAAGCTTTTGCCATAGGTGGACTTGGTAGTGTCAGGGGCTATGGTGAGGGCGCGGTTGGTTCCGGAAGACTATGTCTAGTTGCTAACTGTGAATATACGATTCCCTTG GCGAAGCATCTTGAGGGCTCTATTTTTATGGACTGTGGCAGTGACTTGGGATCTGCTCGTCATGTTCCTG GCAATCCAGCTCTACGGCAGGGGAAACCAGGATTTGGTGCTGGATTTGGATATGGACTTCACTTCAACACGGACCTAG